From Aegilops tauschii subsp. strangulata cultivar AL8/78 chromosome 5, Aet v6.0, whole genome shotgun sequence:
ACAAATTAGTTTGACAAATTCACATTTAGGCAAAACTGGAGACATATCCACATCCACCCAGATGTTGATATTATTTTCAATATCATCATCTTCAGGACGAATATCTAATGTTATTTGCATATCCTCCTCAAATCCATATGCCTTGCAGAGATCTTCCCAATTAGAGCAACCGAAATAGGAGTGATTAACCACATTGTATAGCTTAACCCAAAACGCATAACCATGTTTAGTCCTTCAGTGAGCCTCTCCATATTCTCAAAGTCTTGGAAACTGGGCTTCTACAAGACATACGGTCTTGCATGGCACGGGATGTACTAGTCGAAttgaaaaaaaacagaaactacaCGTTGATGCAAAGAAGCACAAGTGATGATTAATTATTATGAAATGCTTATCGTTGCGTACTGTAAAAACATCGAAGGTCTCTTCCAGCTTCACGGTGAAATACCTACCATTTTGCAGGTGAGGCTCCCTGTCGCACAAACCCCGATCACCGTAGCAGTACTCGCACTCCGGGATCCTATCATCATCAGACATTTCCTGTGTTGAAAATTCAAAGATTATAGATCGACGGCAATTACCAGGAACTGACGACAacagatcattattattcatcacgggttgacttgTGGTCTGTCGCGTCTTCCTTGAAAACTCTCATCTCACGTGGTGTATATGGTGGGCACTCCCTCTCTGATATATTCGACCGTCGGTCGCTCCTCCATTCGTTCctgagtgcattacaccaaaatgtctaacacatgggaacgaaggagaagcgacccccacgacaacagtcgggattcttcctctctgacatttgcgatcgtcggtgatggtagctcctcctttcattcCAAACTACATTACAACAAAATGTCTAGCACCTTGGAATgaagaagctacccccacgacaacagttgggattcttcttcctctctcaaatatggtggacactccctcactgattttttcgaccgtcggtgatggtcacTACTCCTCCtccccctagtgcataacaaaggtctagaacaaggagaagcgacccccacgacaacagtcggcattcttcttctctcatatatggtggagactctctcTCACTGATTTTTGGACTGTCATGTATGGAGccccgacagacttaaagtcagcCCGAAATGTCATTTAATTCTCTTTCTGGCAAATCCGAGGCACTCaatatttcctacatattgtagcacaagtcatgctaaaattcacggaaaaatctgGCATGACATTTGCTAAAATAGGAtgtatcgagcgcctgaaatttgtcgggacggaaatgaatcaacactccggcaaaccATAGGCCACTCGGATTTTCCCTACGATACAAACATGTCCATAAATATACAACGATGTTTAAACTTGAAACTCTATCCGGATCATATCATAAGCATTCGCACAAGAGCATCCAAACTGGTGctcattgcatttcaatggttcAATATTGACAAAAACATTTCAATATATCTTATAACCCAAACATTTCATTTGGTTAAGAAGCATaactaaattttcttactaaaaatttccacgcctaaattttcttactaaaaatttCTATTAGTAAATTTCTCATATGGCATTCCGATACATTTCTATATTGAAAACTTTCTATACCTAAACAATTTATGTTACTAAAATTTCTATTCAAAAGACATaaaatttcctattctattcaaaacACCTAAAGTAGTAAAATAAAATTACATTTACTCAAATGACCGAAAAAATTATTCTATTAAAAACCTACATTCAAATTACCTACATTCTACAAGAACAGAGAGAGAagggatggagggaggagggggaggtAGGAGGAGCTACCTCACTGGTGGTGGTGCGCGGGCGACGGCAGCGGGTGGTGGCACACGGGCGACTGCGGCGGGTGGTGACGCGCGGGCGACGACGCCGGGTGACAGTGATGGGCGGCGATGGctggcgacggcgaccagagagcATTGCACCAGAGATATGGAGTGAGAGTAAGTATGGTGAGGGAGGAAACCGACGGGCCGGGTTAGTATAAGgtggcttagcagtagcgcgggtcgTGCGCACCGCGCTACAGTTAATGGACGTAGCGGCAGCACTCGTCTGGCACCTGCCGCTACTGCTAATTTGGGCCCACCACCTGCCCACGTGCAGATTTAGTAGCAGCGCGGGCCGTCGACCCGACACTATAGCTAGCATATTAGTTGTGGCGTGGTTTAGCAAACCGCGCTGCTAATAAGGCTAGACCCGGGGGTGGCCTCATGGCCCACTTAGCAGCAGCGCTTGGGCCGTGGGCTCGCGCTACGTGggcccacgctactgctaagtctTACCTGTAGCGTGCGCTCTGCACCCTCGCTGCTGCTAGTTAGCAGTAGAGCCTACTGATAGGCCCCGCTACTGATAAGCCTCCgcgtataaggttttccctagtagtggtattgaaatctttaaaaagacttatatttagaaatgaACGAAGTATGTTGCTTTGCGGTGGTGTTTGTCTTTGGTGTTAATGCTACACTCGTTGCTCGCATCAAGTGATAGTTTTCTTAACCAAATTTATGCCTTCTATATAAAGCTAAGGTACACCTAGGTGTGCTCTAAAAAAAAGTTGATGGGTGCCTGCCTCTAAGGTAGAATTGTACGCTTAAAACAAATGCCAATCAGTTACATTTCCTGTAAGTATAATTGTAAGCATACAATTGAACATGAATTAACTCTTAGTTCGGATATCCTATGGCTGAAAAAGTTATATAAACTAGCACAAATAATGAACTCTTTCAATCCATGTGTTGCTTTTGCTTTTGGAGGGCCCAATTCATGTGTGATACTCATGCGAGGGGAGGCTTCAGTTCTTGCGCGCATTTGCATCCTTCTCCGGCGTCAGAAGTCGCGCACCGGCCTCGGCATCCTCCTTCCTCTCGGCCTCCTTTGCCTTGAGCGCCTGCAACTTGGCGTGGTTGTAGTAGGCGACGCCAAGGAAGGCAATGGCGTAGCCGGCGAGGTTCACCGGTGTCACGGTGTCCTGGATGACCGACCATGAGAAGGCGATGAGCAGCCAGTCCTTGACCACCCCTGCCACGTTCATGGTCAGCGCCGACGTCTTCCCCACCAGCAGGAACACCGCCAGGTTCAGCGCGAAGGCGCACAGCGAATTGGTCCCGAAAACGACCACGTCTGGCCGGACGATCCCGGCCGCGGACGCCGCCTGCAGCCTCGGCAGCTCGACGAACGTCCACGGCACGGTGAGGAAGAGCAGGCAGCAGGGGGCGATGTAGTAGAGCGAGGTGATGGGGTTGAGCTTGATGCCCCTGGAGGTGAGCAGTATCTGGATGAGCACGAGGCGCGTGGcctcggcggcgacggcggcgagctggAGAGTGACGCCGAAGACGTCGAAGCGCGCCTCCCCGAAGGCCGCGACGGCGACCCCCGCGGAGATGCCGAGCATGTTGAGCATGGAGGCCCTGCGGAAGGTCTCGGTGCGGAAGGCGATGGCGAGGGAGTAGACGGCGACGGGCATGAGCGCCTTGAGCATCTGGATGAAGGAGACGGAGAGGTAGATGTAGGCGGAGTTGGAGAACCAGAGGGAGAGCGCGTAGAGCGCGCCGATGGGGACGACGGTGGCGACGTAGAGCGAGGGCGTCATGGGCGGGTCGACGGGGAGGTCGACGAAGCGGAAGACGCGgacgagcgcggcggcgagggaggcgCAGAAGGCCATGTGGATCATGGTGAGCGAGATGGGGAAGGGCCAGTCGTACATCTTTGGGTCGAGGATGTACTTGTTGTAGACGATCACCGTGAAGCTCAGGCTGATCCACACCGCCACGTACGCGTACGACAGCAGCACGGACCTCAGCACCGAGGTCGGCTGCGCCACGACCGCCGTCGAGGACTCGACGTCCATGGCGGCCGCGGGGGGCTTGGTGCTGCCATCGCCGCCGGCGACGCCCATTGGGGCGAGGGGGGTGGAAGCGCGCGGTGGTTGCTGGTGGTGGTGAAGCTCCCCGGCCGCGCGGTGAGCTTCGGTATGATGTTGACTAGGAGACGCGCGGTTCGACGTTTATTTAACAACATTGGCACAGGTTTCAGTAGCTTGCCGAATCATGGAACCTTTACGTGCGGTGCGTCTCACTTGTACTATTATCAATCTGTAGTAGAATCCAAGGAAGGGGTGGTGGTAGCAATTGCAATTGAAAATATCACCAAGGTCAGCTCTCTGAACGTAGGATCCAAGGAAGTACAAATGTGGAGTCAAATGCACACTTGCACTACTAGTGCGTGCATACACTCGCAAATCTCGATAAGAAAATCGCTTTACACGCTTGATGCCCGGTGGCCCGGACGATCGCGTTGACTCCATCAAAGCCACTCGATAAAACGTTCTCCGTCAACATCGCTGGATGGGCTCGAGCGTAGGCCTCTTTCCCTGGCCGAGTTTCGACTAGTTTGGTTGTGCACACCGTTTTTAGGCACTTTACATATTTGTCTCACTATATGACCTGGTTAAGCATACGCGAAGAACCATCGTCTGTATATTGATTGGTTGCCTGCATATCCTTTCTCTGTATAGTAGCAACGCTCCTATGTAATGTGTTTGGTTGCTCGTATTGTCTATGATCACATGAGTATACGTTGTTTGGTTGCATACGAGTATAGAGTTGTGATCACTTTGTACCCTACCTGATGAGCTTACCACTACTACTATATCTTACACACAATCACGTCGAGCACACCAACGTCACAACACTGCAAGGgcgatgaactggacgaagatgaTGAAGTTCTTCAGCCCGAACTGACGATCCACCTTGTCAACTTCAACACTGCTACATGCTTGCTTTTGCACAAACTTGGAGTAAGCTTCTTCCACGGCATGCCTACTCTTAAACCCTCTGTGACCGTTGTGCTTGTACCCTAAAACTTGTTCATTACAAGCTTCCCATGAGCTATAAACTCCTGGAAGCCTTCGGATGAACACcacatgcactacaaaaaaagacacatctgtgacattttggcccgaacgaaaaaaaattatgtcatacttatgacacttctatgacgataattgtgacaaaaatacatatcatcatagatgtggtggactcctacttctatgacaaaaatcatgatagaaaatgagtttttcgtcctgggcaggtcGGAGACGcgcctgcatgacattctttgggccgtccatgacggaaaaaattaTGGTAGAAACGAGGGCGAGGAAAAATATCGAGGAGTTGCCGGTTACGGTGGATGATTGTGAcgccccgatttgaccgtacactaatcatgcacgcaaatgtgtacgatcaagatcagggactcacgagaagatatcacaacacaactctaaaacacaaataagtcatacaagcatcataatacaagccaggggcctcgagggctcgaatacaagtgctcgatcatagacgagtcagcagaagcaacaacatctgagtacagacataagttaaacaagtttgccttaagaaggctagcacaaactgggatacagatcgaacgaggcgcaggcctcctgcccgggatcctcctaactactcctggtcgtcgtcagcgggctgcacgtagtggtaggctcctccagtgccgtaggagtcgtcgtcgacggtggcgtctggctcctggactccaacatctggttgcgacaaccaggtagaaaggaaagggggaaaagagggagagaagcaaccgtgagtactcatccaaagtactcgcaagcaaggagctacactacatatgcatgggtatatgtgtaaagggcatatcagtggactgaactgcagaatgccagaataagagggggatagctaatcctgtcgaagactacgcttctgcccatctccatcttgcagcatgtagaagagagtagattgaagtcctccaagtagcatcgcatagcataaccctacccggcgatcccctcctcgtcgccctgttagagagcgatcaccgggttgtatctggcacttggaagggtgtattttattaagtatccggttctagttgtcataaggtcaaggtacaactccgggtcgtccttttaccgagggacacggctattcgaatagataaacttccctgcaggggtgcaccacataacccaacacgctcgatcccatttggccggacacactttcttgggtcatgcccggcctcggaagatcaacacgtcgcagccccacctaggctcaacagagaggtcagcacgccggtctaaaccctatgcgcgcatgggtctgggcccatcgcccattgcacacctgcacgttgcgtacgcggccggaagcagacctagcccccttaatacaagcgcgagcttacggtccaatgcggcgcgcgccactcagtcgctgacgtcaaaaagagcttcggctgataccacgacgtc
This genomic window contains:
- the LOC109781942 gene encoding probable sugar phosphate/phosphate translocator At4g32390 — encoded protein: MGVAGGDGSTKPPAAAMDVESSTAVVAQPTSVLRSVLLSYAYVAVWISLSFTVIVYNKYILDPKMYDWPFPISLTMIHMAFCASLAAALVRVFRFVDLPVDPPMTPSLYVATVVPIGALYALSLWFSNSAYIYLSVSFIQMLKALMPVAVYSLAIAFRTETFRRASMLNMLGISAGVAVAAFGEARFDVFGVTLQLAAVAAEATRLVLIQILLTSRGIKLNPITSLYYIAPCCLLFLTVPWTFVELPRLQAASAAGIVRPDVVVFGTNSLCAFALNLAVFLLVGKTSALTMNVAGVVKDWLLIAFSWSVIQDTVTPVNLAGYAIAFLGVAYYNHAKLQALKAKEAERKEDAEAGARLLTPEKDANARKN